Proteins encoded together in one Drosophila albomicans strain 15112-1751.03 chromosome 2R, ASM965048v2, whole genome shotgun sequence window:
- the LOC117574426 gene encoding uncharacterized protein LOC117574426 isoform X3, with protein sequence MFKTLGIFLLLLIAQINATCVVDAAYGQSTNRIFATISRNRLEILRKNAVPNGTKLRVLCSATNYVDSTCRNGQFNPALPTTNCSPKPDPKHEAVQDASCPAPATMYRMGYRLGPNHFLEIYRSCYDVTSQRSLFSIHEIDSDTKNPPRTGCWRVTDVVVIIPSFQAKNIYRRFNEIFNNQQTYITSPGRPYKFNRGHLTPSADFGFCDQMRATFRYINVVAQFADVNDSNWSRVENWVRRMRDLHGKMTVCTGGIGVLELDDVAGNPRDIYLVRGNRNPVPKWTYKIIRSHSNRNVHYAVITYNHAENPVQPASLCTPLSCVSLGLQVSPAPNSGYTYCCDANDFIIRNVQNLQNVC encoded by the exons ATGTTTAAGACGCTgggaatatttttattgctgc TTATTGCACAAATCAACGCCACATGTGTGGTTGATGCAGCATATGGTCAATCAACTAATCGGATTTTTGCAACAATCTCCAGGAATCGACTTGAAATACTACGCAAAAATGCAGTGCCAAATGGAACCAAACTGAGAGTCTTGTGCAGTGCAACAAATTATGTTGATAGCACTTGCCGAAATGGCCAATTTAATCCCGCACTGCCAACAACCAATTGCAGTCCAAAGCCCGATCCAAAGCATGAG GCTGTGCAAGATGCTAGCTGTCCTGCCCCTGCAACCATGTATCGAATGGGCTATAGATTGGGTCCGAATCATTTTCTGGAGATATATAGAAGTTGCTACGATGTCACATCCCAAAGGTCGCTATTTTCCATACACGAAATTGACAGCGACACAAAGA ATCCACCTCGCACTGGTTGTTGGCGTGTTActgatgttgttgtcatcATTCCATCATTCCAGGCCAAAAACATTTATAGGCGATTCaacgaaatatttaataatcaacAGACTTATATCACAAGTCCTGGACGGCCATATAAATTCAATCGCGGCCATTTGACGCCCTCGGCTGACTTTGGTTTCTGCGATCAAATGAGAGCCACATTCAGGTACATCAATGTGGTGGCTCAATTCGCCGATGTGAATGACAGCAATTGGTCGAGAGTTGAGAACTGGGTGCGTCGCATGCGAGATCTTCATGGAAAAATGACTGTTTGCACGGGAGGAATTGGAGTGCTGGAGCTCGATGACGTCGCTGGAAATCCGAGAGATATTTATCTGGTGAGGGGCAATCGTAATCCGGTACCCAAATGGACTTACAAGATTATTCGATCCCATTCAAATCGAAATGTACATTACGCTGTTATCACCTATAATCATGCCGAGAATCCAGTTCAACCCGCTTCCTTATGCACACCGTTGTCATGTGTTAGTCTGGGCTTGCAAGTGAGTCCAGCCCCGAATTCTGGATATACATACTGCTGCGATGCTAATGATTTTATTATCAGAAATGTCCAAAATTTGCAGAATGTTTGTTAA
- the LOC117574426 gene encoding uncharacterized protein LOC117574426 isoform X2: MFKTLGIFLLLLIAQINATCVIDAAYGQSTNRIFATISRNRLEILRKNAVPNGTKLRVLCSATNYVDSTCRNGQFSPALPTTNCSPKPDPKHEAVQDASCPAPATMYRMGYRLGPNHFLEIYRSCYDVTSQRSLFSIHEIDSDTKNPPRTGCWRVTDVVVIIPSFQAKNIYRRFNEIFNNQQTYITSPGRPYKFNRGHLTPSADFGFCDQMRATFRYINVVAQFADVNDSNWSRVENWVRRMRDLHGKMTVCTGGIGVLELDDVAGNPRDIYLVRGNRNPVPKWTYKIIRSHSNRNVHYAVITYNHAENPVQPASLCTPLSCVSLGLQVSPAPNSGYTYCCDANDFIIRNVQNLQNVC; this comes from the exons ATGTTTAAGACGCTgggaatatttttattgctgc ttaTTGCACAAATCAACGCCACATGTGTGATTGATGCAGCATATGGTCAATCAACTAATCGGATTTTTGCAACAATCTCTAGGAATCGACTTGAAATACTACGCAAAAATGCAGTACCAAATGGAACCAAACTGAGAGTCTTGTGCAGTGCAACAAATTATGTTGATAGCACTTGCCGAAATGGCCAATTTAGTCCTGCACTGCCAACAACCAATTGCAGTCCGAAGCCCGATCCAAAGCACGAGGCTGTGCAAGATGCTAGCTGTCCTGCCCCTGCAACCATGTATCGAATGGGCTATAGATTGGGTCCGAATCATTTTCTGGAGATATATAGAAGTTGCTACGATGTCACATCCCAAAGGTCGCTATTTTCCATACACGAAATTGACAGCGACACAAAGA ATCCACCTCGCACTGGTTGTTGGCGTGTTActgatgttgttgtcatcATTCCATCATTCCAGGCCAAAAACATTTATAGGCGATTCaacgaaatatttaataatcaacAGACTTATATCACAAGTCCTGGACGGCCATATAAATTCAATCGCGGCCATTTGACGCCCTCGGCTGACTTTGGTTTCTGCGATCAAATGAGAGCCACATTCAGGTACATCAATGTGGTGGCTCAATTCGCCGATGTGAATGACAGCAATTGGTCGAGAGTTGAGAACTGGGTGCGTCGCATGCGAGATCTTCATGGAAAAATGACTGTTTGCACGGGAGGAATTGGAGTGCTGGAGCTCGATGACGTCGCTGGAAATCCGAGAGATATTTATCTGGTGAGGGGCAATCGTAATCCGGTACCCAAATGGACTTACAAGATTATTCGATCCCATTCAAATCGAAATGTACATTACGCTGTTATCACCTATAATCATGCCGAGAATCCAGTTCAACCCGCTTCCTTATGCACACCGTTGTCATGTGTTAGTCTGGGCTTGCAAGTGAGTCCAGCCCCGAATTCTGGATATACATACTGCTGCGATGCTAATGATTTTATTATCAGAAATGTCCAAAATTTGCAGAATGTTTGTTAA
- the LOC117575197 gene encoding uncharacterized protein LOC117575197 yields the protein MIGIHFLLVALLLVEIKANCLVRDADVLATNRIFAKRVGSHLELLRNNLVPTGGRLRSFCSSSDFVDSTCRANRRFVPALPTSNCTRKPEAIVELVDDDKCPFSMFRVGYKLNVQQFLEVYRSCYDIATQRSVFSIHELHRHNLTTKCISSGFTTENVTISRSFQAKSILNRFNEILGKQNYTSNDRPPYLFNRGHLTPAADFGFCEHTKATYKYINVMAQFSNINNRNWKRIEHWVRQLLAHNEKLTVCTGGLGILQLENEFHMPTNISLASHNRNPVYKWIYKLVKSNTSHYAFLTYNNIFDGQRPVPLCNPIICPTELKLTPSALAGFSFCCDVDYFMSRYLSHLQSVC from the exons ATGATCGGAATACATTTCCTGCTCGTCGCGTTGC TTCTGGTGGAAATCAAAGCCAATTGTTTAGTTAGAGATGCCGATGTCTTGGCAACCAATCGAATATTTGCAAAACGCGTCGGATCTCATCTTGAGTTACTTCGTAATAATCTAGTGCCAACTGGTGGCAGATTGAGATCATTTTGTAGTTCCAGCGATTTTGTGGATTCCACTTGTCGAGCAAATCGCAGATTTGTTCCTGCATTGCCAACGTCAAATTGTACACGAAAACCCGAAGCAATTGTTGAGTTGGTCGATGACGATAAGTGTCCTTTTAGCATGTTTCGTGTGGGATACAAATTGAATGTACAACAGTTCCTGGAAGTATATAGAAGTTGCTATGACATTGCAACACAAAGATCTGTGTTTTCTATTCATGAACTACATCGTCACAATCTAA CCACAAAATGTATCTCCTCTGGCTTTACGACTGAAAACGTGACTATATCTCGCTCGTTTCAGGCCAAGAGTATACTAAATAGGTTCAACGAAATTCTTGGAAAACAGAATTATACTTCGAACGATCGACCGCCTTATCTGTTTAATCGCGGCCACTTGACACCGGCAGCTGACTTTGGATTTTGCGAACATACGAAAGCGACTTATAAATACATCAATGTTATGGCTCAATTTTCCAACATCAATAACAGAAATTGGAAAAGAATTGAGCATTGGGTACGCCAACTTCTAGCGCATAATGAGAAGCTAACAGTTTGTACCGGAGGTTTAGGAATATTGCAACTGGAGAATGAGTTTCATATGCCAACAAATATTTCTCTAGCAAGCCACAATCGTAATCCCGTCTACAAATGGATTTACAAACTCGTCAAATCAAATACTTCCCATTACGCGTTCCTCACATACAATAACATTTTCGATGGTCAAAGACCTGTGCCATTATGTAATCCAATTATTTGTCCAACAGAACTGAAATTAACTCCATCAGCTTTGGCTGGATTTTCATTCTGTTGTGATGTCGATTATTTCATGTCACGATATCTTAGTCATCTGCAAAGTGTTTGCTAA
- the LOC117574426 gene encoding uncharacterized protein LOC117574426 isoform X1 — protein sequence MFKTLGIFLLLLIAQINATCVIDAAYGQSTNRIFATISRNRLEILRKNAVPNGTKLRVLCSATNYVDSTCRNGQFSPALPTTNCSPKPDPKHEAVQDASCPAPATMYRMGYRLGPNHFLEIYRSCYDVTSQRSLFSIHEIDSDTKNPPRTGCWRVTDVVVIIPSFQAKNIYRRFNEIFNNQQTYITSPGRPYKFNRGHLTPSADFGFCDQMRATFRYINVVAQFADVNDSNWSRVENWVRRMRDLHGKMTVCTGGIGVLELDDVAGNPRDIYLVRGNRNPVPKWTYKIIRSHSNRNVHYAVITYNHAENPVQPASLCTPLSCVSLGLQVSPAPNSGYTYCCDANDFIIRNVQNLQNVC from the exons ATGTTTAAGACGTTgggaatatttttattgctgc ttaTTGCACAAATCAACGCCACATGTGTGATTGATGCAGCATATGGTCAATCAACTAATCGGATTTTTGCAACAATCTCTAGGAATCGACTTGAAATACTACGCAAAAATGCAGTACCAAATGGAACCAAACTGAGAGTCTTGTGCAGTGCAACAAATTATGTTGATAGCACTTGCCGAAATGGCCAATTTAGTCCTGCACTGCCAACAACCAATTGCAGTCCGAAGCCCGATCCAAAGCACGAGGCTGTGCAAGATGCTAGCTGTCCTGCCCCTGCAACCATGTATCGAATGGGCTATAGATTGGGTCCGAATCATTTTCTGGAGATATATAGAAGTTGCTACGATGTCACATCCCAAAGGTCGCTATTTTCCATACACGAAATTGACAGCGACACAAAGA ATCCACCTCGCACTGGTTGTTGGCGTGTTActgatgttgttgtcatcATTCCATCATTCCAGGCCAAAAACATTTATAGGCGATTCaacgaaatatttaataatcaacAGACTTATATCACAAGTCCTGGACGGCCATATAAATTCAATCGCGGCCATTTGACGCCCTCGGCTGACTTTGGTTTCTGCGATCAAATGAGAGCCACATTCAGGTACATCAATGTGGTGGCTCAATTCGCCGATGTGAATGACAGCAATTGGTCGAGAGTTGAGAACTGGGTGCGTCGCATGCGAGATCTTCATGGAAAAATGACTGTTTGCACGGGAGGAATTGGAGTGCTGGAGCTCGATGACGTCGCTGGAAATCCGAGAGATATTTATCTGGTGAGGGGCAATCGTAATCCGGTACCCAAATGGACTTACAAGATTATTCGATCCCATTCAAATCGAAATGTACATTACGCTGTTATCACCTATAATCATGCCGAGAATCCAGTTCAACCCGCTTCCTTATGCACACCGTTGTCATGTGTTAGTCTGGGCTTGCAAGTGAGTCCAGCCCCGAATTCTGGATATACATACTGCTGCGATGCTAATGATTTTATTATCAGAAATGTCCAAAATTTGCAGAATGTTTGTTAA
- the LOC117575195 gene encoding uncharacterized protein LOC117575195 isoform X1: MLKKLSIFFMLLIFEVNAQCVIEREYLRSSNRVFTIKTGNDFKMLRTNVVPVGTTLRIFCSPNNFVDTTCTRSQASSTMMQANKKQKANNGQATVFYPALQRQSCDGASNAECDPEADEFDTELPNVKTKKIFRSSHKEIKDDSCPAPAKMFLVGFKLNEDQFLEVYRTCYDQSSQTALFSIHEIEPKSEIAPRTGDWAKTNVVITKRVWKPEEIYLTFKSLLGNDQSYVQDPKTIIKGIKYVFARGHLAPSADFVFCSEKRASFKLFNAVPQYATVNGGNWLHSVEKWVRESTLLYGKLKVCTGGLGVLQLEHSVTSTMTDIYLGTNERTPIPKWTYKIIKSYTHPKFHFAVVTLNSVSDVTVTSPCPYRPPRFCRGLKIDNTVLESGQTFCCRATDFIEEHVSHLRGVC, from the exons ATGCTTAAGAAGCTTAGCATATTTTTCATGTTGC TTATTTTCGAAGTCAATGCTCAATGTGTTATTGAACGAGAATATTTGAGAAGCAGCAATCGCGTATTTACCATAAAAACTGGCAATGATTTTAAGATGCTGCGGACTAACGTAGTGCCTGTTGGAACCACATTGAGAATCTTTTGTTCTCCCAACAATTTCGTGGACACCACTTGCACTCGCTCACAAGCATCCAGTACAATGATGCAGgccaacaaaaagcaaaaggctAATAATGGTCAAGCTACAGTGTTTTATCCAGCCTTACAGAGACAAAGTTGCGATGGGGCCTCAAACGCTGAATGTGATCCCGAAGCTGATGAATTTGATACTGAATTGCCGAATGTGAAGACAAAAAAGATATTCAGATCGAGTCATAAGGAAATCAAAGATGATTCTTGCCCTGCACCAGCAAAAATGTTTCTTGTTGGATTCAAGTTGAATGAAGATCAATTTCTTGAGGTATACAGAACCTGCTATGACCAAAGTTCTCAGACAGCGTTATTTTCAATTCATGAAATTGAACCGAAGAGCGAAA TTGCACCTCGTACGGGGGATTGGGCTAAAACAAACGTTGTAATTACTAAGAGAGTGTGGAAGCCCgaggaaatatatttaacatttaaaagtcTTTTGGGTAACGATCAGTCATACGTACAAGATCCTAAAACGATAATAAAAGGAATTAAATACGTATTTGCACGTGGCCATTTGGCGCCATCAGCTGACTTCGTTTTCTGTAGTGAAAAGAGAGCCTCCTTCAAGCTTTTTAATGCAGTTCCACAATATGCCACAGTTAATGGTGGCAATTGGCTTCATTCTGTTGAAAAATGGGTACGCGAGAGTACACTATTGTATGGAAAACTTAAGGTTTGCACTGGGGGACTTGGAGTTTTGCAACTTGAGCACAGTGTTACGTCTACTATGACTGACATTTATCTGGGTACAAATGAACGTACTCCAATACCTAAATGGACTTACAAGATTATTAAATCGTACACGCATCCGAAATTCCATTTTGCTGTCGTCACCTTAAACAGTGTTTCAGATGTGACAGTCACATCGCCATGTCCCTATAGGCCACCAAGGTTTTGTCGTGGCCTGAAAATCGATAATACTGTTCTAGAGTCTGGACAAACTTTCTGCTGCAGGGCCACAGATTTTATTGAGGAACATGTTTCACATTTGAGGGGAGTTTGCTAA
- the LOC117575195 gene encoding uncharacterized protein LOC117575195 isoform X2 yields MLRTNVVPVGTTLRIFCSPNNFVDTTCTRSQASSTMMQANKKQKANNGQATVFYPALQRQSCDGASNAECDPEADEFDTELPNVKTKKIFRSSHKEIKDDSCPAPAKMFLVGFKLNEDQFLEVYRTCYDQSSQTALFSIHEIEPKSEIAPRTGDWAKTNVVITKRVWKPEEIYLTFKSLLGNDQSYVQDPKTIIKGIKYVFARGHLAPSADFVFCSEKRASFKLFNAVPQYATVNGGNWLHSVEKWVRESTLLYGKLKVCTGGLGVLQLEHSVTSTMTDIYLGTNERTPIPKWTYKIIKSYTHPKFHFAVVTLNSVSDVTVTSPCPYRPPRFCRGLKIDNTVLESGQTFCCRATDFIEEHVSHLRGVC; encoded by the exons ATGCTGCGGACTAACGTAGTGCCTGTTGGAACCACATTGAGAATCTTTTGTTCTCCCAACAATTTCGTGGACACCACTTGCACTCGCTCACAAGCATCCAGTACAATGATGCAGgccaacaaaaagcaaaaggctAATAATGGTCAAGCTACAGTGTTTTATCCAGCCTTACAGAGACAAAGTTGCGATGGGGCCTCAAACGCTGAATGTGATCCCGAAGCTGATGAATTTGATACTGAATTGCCGAATGTGAAGACAAAAAAGATATTCAGATCGAGTCATAAGGAAATCAAAGATGATTCTTGCCCTGCACCAGCAAAAATGTTTCTTGTTGGATTCAAGTTGAATGAAGATCAATTTCTTGAGGTATACAGAACCTGCTATGACCAAAGTTCTCAGACAGCGTTATTTTCAATTCATGAAATTGAACCGAAGAGCGAAA TTGCACCTCGTACGGGGGATTGGGCTAAAACAAACGTTGTAATTACTAAGAGAGTGTGGAAGCCCgaggaaatatatttaacatttaaaagtcTTTTGGGTAACGATCAGTCATACGTACAAGATCCTAAAACGATAATAAAAGGAATTAAATACGTATTTGCACGTGGCCATTTGGCGCCATCAGCTGACTTCGTTTTCTGTAGTGAAAAGAGAGCCTCCTTCAAGCTTTTTAATGCAGTTCCACAATATGCCACAGTTAATGGTGGCAATTGGCTTCATTCTGTTGAAAAATGGGTACGCGAGAGTACACTATTGTATGGAAAACTTAAGGTTTGCACTGGGGGACTTGGAGTTTTGCAACTTGAGCACAGTGTTACGTCTACTATGACTGACATTTATCTGGGTACAAATGAACGTACTCCAATACCTAAATGGACTTACAAGATTATTAAATCGTACACGCATCCGAAATTCCATTTTGCTGTCGTCACCTTAAACAGTGTTTCAGATGTGACAGTCACATCGCCATGTCCCTATAGGCCACCAAGGTTTTGTCGTGGCCTGAAAATCGATAATACTGTTCTAGAGTCTGGACAAACTTTCTGCTGCAGGGCCACAGATTTTATTGAGGAACATGTTTCACATTTGAGGGGAGTTTGCTAA